In a genomic window of Roseiflexus castenholzii DSM 13941:
- the frr gene encoding ribosome recycling factor, with the protein MVNDVLREAESRMKKATEALRNHLATIRTGRASPALVEHLHVEAYGATLPLNQLATITVPEPRMLVIQPFDANTVKAISKAIMNSELGITPTDDGRLIRLAIPQLTEARRKELTKLVRARVEESKVALRNIRREALEDLRDLEHEKMISEDEHRRAQEKLQELTDRYVRELDHIGATKEAEVMEI; encoded by the coding sequence ATGGTCAACGACGTCCTGCGTGAGGCTGAAAGCCGCATGAAGAAAGCAACTGAGGCGCTGCGCAACCATCTGGCGACGATTCGCACGGGGCGGGCGTCGCCGGCGCTGGTCGAGCATCTGCACGTCGAAGCATATGGCGCGACGCTGCCGCTCAATCAGCTGGCCACCATCACCGTGCCTGAGCCGCGCATGTTGGTGATCCAGCCGTTCGATGCCAATACGGTCAAGGCGATTTCCAAAGCGATTATGAACTCTGAACTCGGGATTACACCGACGGACGATGGCCGCCTGATCCGTCTGGCGATCCCGCAGTTGACGGAAGCGCGGCGCAAGGAGTTGACGAAACTGGTGCGCGCGCGCGTTGAAGAGTCGAAGGTGGCGCTGCGCAACATTCGTCGTGAGGCGCTCGAAGATTTGCGCGACCTGGAGCACGAGAAGATGATCTCGGAGGACGAGCATCGCCGTGCTCAGGAGAAGCTGCAAGAATTGACCGATCGCTATGTGCGAGAACTCGATCACATTGGCGCCACCAAAGAAGCCGAAGTGATGGAAATCTGA
- a CDS encoding nucleotidyltransferase domain-containing protein: protein MGDSLVALALFGSRARGDAFPDSDWDLLLIAEHLPASPLARHECLTACLPAEWRGRAAIIARTPSEFTAHLASLYLDIAIDGVMLYDRDGAVTRCLAALRSMLDRLGLYRIRRDRDLVWEWRTFPGYGWRLGWQQAREESERMNQSAVYRLKLAGGFIAEARQDIERLATIADILGMEVHIKTDDGAEEQNLTPWDLFDEAQEREALTLAEEALAIAQRLVQRLTTEGCE, encoded by the coding sequence TTGGGCGATAGCCTGGTCGCGCTGGCGCTGTTTGGCTCGCGCGCCCGCGGCGACGCCTTTCCCGACAGCGATTGGGATCTACTGCTGATTGCGGAGCATCTGCCGGCATCGCCGCTTGCGCGCCATGAATGCCTGACTGCCTGTTTGCCGGCGGAATGGCGTGGTCGGGCAGCGATCATAGCCAGAACGCCATCCGAATTCACTGCGCATCTGGCGTCGCTCTATCTGGACATCGCCATCGATGGCGTCATGCTCTACGATCGTGATGGGGCGGTCACGCGATGCCTTGCCGCCCTGCGCAGTATGCTCGACAGGCTGGGTCTCTATCGTATCCGGCGGGACCGTGATCTCGTCTGGGAATGGCGTACATTTCCGGGTTACGGATGGCGCCTCGGCTGGCAACAGGCTCGAGAGGAAAGCGAGCGAATGAATCAGAGCGCAGTGTATCGTCTCAAACTGGCCGGCGGCTTCATCGCGGAAGCGCGTCAGGATATCGAGCGCCTGGCGACGATTGCCGATATCCTGGGAATGGAGGTACACATAAAGACCGATGACGGCGCCGAAGAACAGAACCTTACCCCCTGGGATTTGTTCGATGAGGCTCAGGAGCGCGAGGCGCTGACGCTGGCGGAGGAGGCCCTGGCGATTGCACAGCGTCTGGTACAGCGATTAACTACGGAGGGCTGCGAATGA
- a CDS encoding HEPN domain-containing protein, whose translation MSDPEQWLAFARQDAQIADLAMREGIFNQVCFHSQQCVEKSLKALIVHQGQTPPRIHKLTDLLALVSAVPLSAMASEIYLLDRFYTVTRYPGFSPLTSQTLPDQHDAEEALDIARKVLDIVTNIVTS comes from the coding sequence ATGAGCGATCCTGAGCAGTGGCTCGCTTTTGCACGACAAGACGCGCAGATAGCCGATCTTGCGATGCGAGAGGGCATATTCAACCAGGTGTGCTTCCATTCTCAACAGTGTGTCGAAAAGTCGCTCAAGGCGCTGATTGTTCATCAAGGACAAACTCCGCCGCGCATTCATAAATTGACCGATCTCCTCGCTCTAGTCAGCGCCGTGCCATTGTCAGCAATGGCAAGCGAGATATACCTGCTGGATCGCTTCTACACCGTCACTCGTTACCCGGGATTTTCTCCGCTCACGTCGCAGACGCTGCCAGATCAGCATGATGCAGAGGAAGCGCTCGATATCGCACGTAAGGTTCTGGACATTGTGACGAATATCGTGACATCTTGA
- a CDS encoding HEAT repeat domain-containing protein translates to MHLYCPLCFAEIGEDQQDAPCPVCGATPDAWRRRDYTDRLIYALRHPNPEVRMGAIISLGNRREPRAAVPLAECALAHPVDVVQALAIVEAIRNLQASPERDEALNLLASHPARVVRRAVAGKGERQG, encoded by the coding sequence GTGCACTTATACTGCCCGCTCTGTTTTGCCGAGATCGGTGAGGATCAGCAGGATGCCCCGTGTCCCGTGTGTGGTGCAACGCCTGATGCATGGCGGCGACGCGACTACACCGACCGCCTTATCTATGCGCTGCGGCATCCGAACCCCGAAGTGCGCATGGGTGCTATCATCTCGCTGGGCAACCGCCGTGAGCCGCGAGCGGCAGTTCCGCTTGCTGAATGCGCACTGGCGCACCCGGTTGATGTGGTTCAGGCTCTCGCCATTGTAGAGGCGATCCGTAACCTTCAGGCATCACCGGAGCGCGATGAGGCGCTGAACCTGCTCGCCAGCCACCCGGCGCGCGTCGTGCGTCGGGCAGTGGCGGGGAAAGGCGAGAGGCAAGGGTAA
- a CDS encoding RAMP superfamily CRISPR-associated protein, translated as MVRGLGGTACDPSKGECRFEREKFGTSTATDDHQRLRDAGLCDVCQLFGATGWRRRFRIAVAKDQTVPLWQGDQPLNICPPGRNRGWFLPPGRMGEFTLRLDGDGESIARMLALLRFVERSGSLGAKPQLGYGAVEIQNWNEIEMPPKELWREEAQRLARNGHGRDRNLPNLCNSGFFRYRFRPDSAAWWSQIDGLERVVTQVRSFATQYCSEPEPECQR; from the coding sequence ATCGTGCGCGGGCTGGGCGGGACGGCGTGCGATCCGAGCAAAGGCGAATGCCGATTCGAGAGAGAAAAGTTCGGCACATCCACGGCAACTGACGATCATCAGCGACTGCGTGACGCCGGGTTGTGCGACGTCTGCCAGCTCTTCGGCGCCACCGGCTGGCGACGTCGGTTTCGGATCGCTGTCGCCAAGGATCAGACCGTTCCGCTCTGGCAAGGTGATCAACCCTTGAACATCTGTCCGCCGGGGCGCAATCGCGGCTGGTTTCTGCCGCCAGGACGAATGGGCGAGTTCACTCTGCGGCTCGATGGCGACGGGGAGAGCATCGCGCGTATGCTCGCGTTGCTGCGCTTCGTCGAGCGCTCGGGCAGCCTGGGCGCAAAGCCGCAACTGGGGTATGGGGCGGTGGAAATTCAAAATTGGAATGAGATCGAGATGCCTCCAAAAGAACTATGGCGTGAGGAAGCGCAACGGTTGGCGCGTAACGGGCATGGGCGTGATCGCAACCTGCCCAACCTGTGCAACTCTGGCTTTTTCCGCTACCGGTTTCGTCCAGACAGCGCGGCATGGTGGAGCCAGATCGACGGTCTCGAGCGAGTGGTGACACAAGTGCGCTCGTTTGCCACACAGTATTGCTCAGAGCCAGAACCTGAGTGTCAACGGTGA
- the tsf gene encoding translation elongation factor Ts, with translation MAEITAQMVKELRERTGAGVKECKDILEQTNGDFEKAIEELRKRGLRVSDKVAGREAKEGRIEVYIHHGARVAAMVELNCETDFVARTDDFIQLARDIAMQVAAMNPRYVRVEDVPESEIVASGMSPEQFYREHVLLKQVFIKDSSQTIEEKVQAAIAKIRENIVVRRFVRYEIGG, from the coding sequence GTGGCTGAAATTACTGCTCAAATGGTGAAGGAACTGCGCGAACGCACCGGTGCAGGCGTCAAGGAGTGCAAAGATATTCTCGAGCAAACCAACGGCGACTTCGAGAAGGCCATCGAGGAGTTGCGCAAACGTGGTTTGCGTGTGAGTGACAAGGTTGCCGGGCGTGAGGCGAAGGAAGGGCGCATCGAGGTTTATATCCACCACGGTGCGCGGGTTGCTGCAATGGTCGAGCTGAACTGCGAAACCGATTTCGTGGCGCGCACCGATGATTTCATTCAACTGGCGCGCGATATTGCGATGCAGGTTGCCGCCATGAACCCGCGCTACGTCCGCGTCGAAGACGTGCCGGAGAGCGAGATCGTCGCCAGCGGGATGTCGCCAGAACAGTTCTACCGTGAGCACGTGCTGCTGAAACAGGTGTTCATCAAGGACTCGTCGCAGACGATTGAGGAAAAGGTTCAGGCTGCGATTGCAAAGATCCGCGAGAACATCGTTGTGCGACGCTTCGTTCGCTACGAAATTGGCGGCTAG
- a CDS encoding SDR family oxidoreductase: MSEPFLRSLFGLEGKVAVVTGGSGALGAAMAQGLARAGARIAILARRIEPANAVAAALADAGSDAFALSADVRDRTQIEHACNTILERWERVDILVNAAGGNMPGATLAPDAALRDLDPDAFRTVVDLNLIGTLLPSLIFGAAMIAADRQGVIVNISSMAAQRPLTRIAGYSAAKAAVDNLTRWMAVELTRRYGPGLRVNAIAPGFFIGEQNRSLLLNPDGSPTARGASVIAHTPAGRFGVPDDLIATLIWLCGPGAAFVNGVVVPVDGGFSAWSGV; encoded by the coding sequence ATGTCCGAACCATTTCTTCGTTCATTGTTCGGTCTGGAAGGGAAGGTTGCCGTGGTCACCGGCGGCAGCGGCGCCCTTGGCGCTGCGATGGCGCAGGGACTGGCACGCGCTGGCGCGCGGATCGCCATTCTTGCCCGACGCATCGAACCGGCAAACGCAGTCGCCGCCGCTCTCGCAGACGCTGGCAGCGATGCGTTTGCGCTCAGCGCCGATGTGCGCGACCGGACGCAGATCGAACACGCCTGTAACACAATTCTTGAACGCTGGGAACGGGTCGATATTCTGGTGAATGCCGCTGGCGGGAATATGCCGGGCGCAACGCTTGCTCCCGATGCTGCGCTGCGCGATCTTGACCCCGACGCCTTTCGCACCGTCGTCGATCTGAATCTGATCGGCACACTGCTGCCATCGCTCATCTTTGGCGCAGCCATGATCGCAGCCGACAGGCAGGGCGTGATTGTCAACATCTCCTCCATGGCAGCGCAACGTCCACTGACTCGCATCGCCGGTTATAGCGCCGCCAAAGCCGCTGTGGACAACCTCACACGCTGGATGGCGGTCGAACTGACGCGGCGGTATGGTCCGGGATTGCGGGTCAACGCAATTGCGCCCGGATTCTTCATCGGCGAGCAGAACCGGTCGTTGTTACTCAATCCCGACGGATCGCCGACAGCACGTGGTGCGAGCGTGATTGCGCACACACCTGCCGGACGCTTCGGCGTTCCGGATGATCTCATCGCCACGCTGATCTGGCTCTGCGGACCTGGCGCCGCTTTCGTCAACGGCGTCGTCGTCCCGGTGGACGGCGGATTCTCTGCGTGGAGCGGCGTGTAA
- the rpsB gene encoding 30S ribosomal protein S2: protein MTQGAQRLVSMRALLESGAHFGHQTKRWNPKMRPYIFTARNGIHIIDLQKTITGLTEAYQFIVETVAAGNKVLFVGTKKQAQETIAEEATRADQLYVIQRWLGGTLTNFVTIRKRLRYLINLEEQRARGEFNKLTKAEALKRDAEIEKLNKIFGGIKTMDRLPGALFIVDPHKEDLAVKEANKVGIPIVAMVDTNCDPDLIDYVIPCNDDAIRSIRLIAAKIADAAIEGRNRRESLQADVAYSQSHDHAMAERMIAEEAEAVE, encoded by the coding sequence ATGACCCAGGGAGCGCAGCGGCTCGTTTCGATGCGCGCATTGCTCGAATCAGGAGCGCATTTCGGGCATCAGACCAAGCGATGGAACCCAAAGATGCGGCCGTACATCTTTACGGCGCGCAACGGCATTCACATCATCGATCTGCAAAAGACGATTACGGGCCTGACGGAAGCGTATCAGTTCATCGTCGAGACGGTCGCCGCAGGCAACAAGGTGCTATTCGTCGGCACCAAGAAACAGGCGCAGGAAACAATCGCCGAAGAAGCAACGCGCGCCGATCAATTGTATGTGATCCAGCGGTGGCTGGGAGGGACGTTGACCAATTTCGTGACGATTCGCAAGCGGTTGCGCTACCTGATCAATCTGGAAGAACAACGCGCTCGTGGTGAGTTCAACAAGTTGACGAAAGCCGAAGCGCTCAAGCGCGACGCGGAGATCGAGAAACTGAATAAAATCTTCGGTGGCATCAAAACGATGGATCGCCTGCCGGGTGCATTGTTTATCGTCGATCCGCACAAAGAAGACCTGGCAGTCAAAGAAGCCAACAAGGTCGGCATCCCCATCGTAGCGATGGTCGATACCAATTGCGATCCCGATCTGATCGACTATGTCATACCGTGTAATGATGATGCTATTCGCAGTATTCGCCTGATTGCTGCGAAGATTGCCGATGCCGCCATCGAGGGGCGGAATCGGCGTGAATCGCTCCAGGCGGACGTGGCATATAGCCAATCGCATGATCACGCAATGGCAGAACGCATGATCGCCGAGGAAGCCGAGGCGGTCGAGTAA
- a CDS encoding alpha-amylase family glycosyl hydrolase: protein MNFIRDTLSRPRPPSVRRSVQLPRRVTYYPSPVDWRDEVIYFLLVDRFSDGQEETRPLLDRRYLAAARPTLPNGEPWRWDRWAVSGGERFQGGTLRGVVSKLGYLHRLGVTTLWLSPVCKQRGHLNTYHGYAIQDFLDVDPRFGTRQDLVDLVSAAHEQGMRVLLDIVFQHSGPNWRYPPDVPGGAEMPRYTTGRYPFGSWLDATGAPLLGVPDVDDAAWPDEMRNVGYYTRAGAGDLGAGDLNDPAAEHKRSDFFTLRDIDLDAPGALTDMALCYKYWIALTDCDGFRLDTLKHVSFEQARNFCGTIKEFAANLGKTNFFLVGEVAGGDFAATRYLDALERNLNAALDIGEMRLALSDVAKGLAPARAYFDGFVPGLAIMGSHRNLGSRHISILDDHDHVFGAKLRFSTDVMAQHQAAVAAALQLFTLGIPCIYYGTEQALGGPELSERRWLPEWGRADRYLREAMFGPLHPRASERAGLDPQARDGSLPGFGPFGTAGSHCFDERFPVYVRIAALSALRAAYPVLRHGRQYLRPISNFNQPFAFPPAGEIIAWSRILDDEEALCVINPHGVAARGGDVVVDAALNRPGDMLTIILNTAQSADPLGYVGPHPVGQRLPVRERNGASYVEIRNLPPAETLVLTNRP from the coding sequence ATGAACTTCATCCGTGACACCCTGAGTCGGCCACGCCCGCCAAGTGTCAGGCGCTCGGTGCAACTGCCGCGTCGCGTGACGTACTACCCCTCTCCGGTCGACTGGCGCGATGAGGTGATCTATTTTCTCCTCGTTGATCGATTCAGCGATGGTCAGGAAGAGACCCGCCCGTTGCTCGACCGGCGCTATCTGGCGGCAGCGCGCCCGACACTGCCCAATGGTGAGCCGTGGCGCTGGGACCGCTGGGCAGTGTCGGGCGGTGAACGGTTTCAAGGCGGAACGCTGCGCGGCGTGGTCTCAAAACTCGGCTACCTGCACCGGCTCGGCGTCACCACTCTGTGGCTCAGCCCGGTCTGCAAGCAACGCGGTCACCTGAACACCTACCACGGCTACGCAATCCAGGATTTTCTCGATGTTGATCCGCGGTTTGGCACGCGCCAGGACCTCGTCGATCTCGTCAGCGCCGCGCATGAACAGGGAATGCGCGTGCTACTCGACATTGTGTTCCAGCACTCCGGTCCCAACTGGCGCTACCCGCCGGATGTTCCTGGCGGCGCGGAGATGCCGCGCTACACGACTGGACGTTATCCGTTCGGCAGTTGGTTGGACGCGACCGGCGCGCCGCTCCTGGGCGTTCCCGATGTCGATGATGCTGCCTGGCCCGATGAGATGCGCAATGTCGGGTACTACACGCGGGCTGGCGCCGGAGATTTGGGCGCTGGCGATCTCAATGATCCGGCGGCAGAGCACAAGCGCTCCGATTTCTTTACGCTGCGCGACATCGATCTCGACGCGCCCGGCGCGCTGACAGACATGGCGCTCTGCTACAAATACTGGATTGCGCTCACCGACTGTGATGGGTTTCGCCTCGACACGCTCAAACACGTCTCGTTCGAGCAGGCGCGCAACTTCTGTGGCACAATCAAAGAGTTTGCCGCCAACCTGGGCAAGACCAACTTCTTCCTGGTTGGCGAGGTGGCGGGCGGCGATTTTGCTGCGACGCGCTACCTCGATGCGCTGGAACGCAACTTGAACGCGGCACTCGACATTGGCGAAATGCGGTTGGCGCTGAGCGACGTGGCGAAAGGTCTGGCGCCAGCACGCGCCTATTTCGACGGATTTGTTCCCGGGCTTGCCATTATGGGGTCACACCGCAACCTCGGCAGTCGGCACATCTCGATCCTCGACGATCACGATCACGTTTTTGGTGCGAAACTGCGCTTTTCGACCGATGTTATGGCGCAGCATCAGGCTGCGGTTGCGGCGGCGTTGCAATTGTTCACGCTCGGCATTCCGTGCATCTACTACGGCACAGAACAGGCGCTCGGTGGTCCAGAGCTGTCGGAGCGCCGCTGGCTGCCGGAGTGGGGGCGTGCCGATCGTTACCTGCGTGAGGCGATGTTTGGTCCGCTGCATCCGCGTGCATCGGAACGCGCTGGACTCGATCCACAGGCGCGTGATGGGTCGTTGCCGGGGTTTGGTCCGTTCGGCACTGCCGGGAGTCACTGCTTCGATGAGCGGTTCCCGGTCTATGTGCGGATTGCAGCGCTGAGTGCGTTGCGTGCCGCCTATCCGGTATTGCGCCATGGGCGCCAGTACCTGCGCCCGATCTCGAATTTCAACCAGCCATTCGCTTTTCCGCCAGCCGGAGAAATCATCGCCTGGTCGCGCATTCTCGACGACGAAGAAGCGCTGTGCGTCATCAACCCACACGGCGTTGCCGCGCGCGGCGGTGATGTCGTGGTCGACGCGGCGCTGAACCGTCCTGGCGATATGCTGACCATCATCTTAAACACAGCGCAATCTGCTGATCCGCTGGGGTACGTCGGACCACACCCGGTCGGTCAGCGTCTGCCGGTTCGAGAGCGCAACGGCGCGTCGTATGTTGAGATTCGCAACTTGCCGCCAGCCGAAACGCTGGTGTTGACCAATCGACCATAA
- a CDS encoding nucleotidyltransferase domain-containing protein: protein MSTTAVTPSLDRRALLEAELARFVQILREQYQPERIILFGSLAEGETHEWSDIDLVIIKQTDKRYLDRIREVLLLLQPRVGIDVIVYTPDEFATLRQTNMMVREEIASKGRVIYERS from the coding sequence ATGAGCACAACTGCTGTTACCCCGTCGCTCGACCGTCGCGCCCTGCTGGAAGCGGAACTGGCGCGATTCGTGCAGATTCTGCGCGAACAGTATCAGCCTGAGCGGATTATTCTGTTTGGCTCGCTGGCGGAGGGCGAAACGCACGAGTGGTCGGATATTGATCTTGTGATCATCAAACAGACAGATAAACGATACCTGGACCGTATCCGTGAGGTGCTTTTGTTATTACAACCCAGAGTCGGGATTGATGTCATCGTGTATACACCCGACGAGTTTGCGACGCTGAGACAAACAAACATGATGGTTCGTGAAGAAATTGCCTCCAAAGGGAGAGTGATCTATGAGCGATCCTGA
- a CDS encoding Crp/Fnr family transcriptional regulator, translated as MIDNLRKVEIFAGLSDEELAQVARLCKALRAPAGQTIFNEGDTGDELYIVHDGTVRVMITTRLSDGTTAPSTINTLYPGQCFGEQALLGGAARTATVSTNEPTVLIVMRALDFDALAEHNPRIGFVVMRNLARDLAYKLNASNLLLRGNIRWRGDELGKRTGG; from the coding sequence GTGATTGACAATCTGCGCAAAGTCGAAATCTTCGCCGGGTTGAGCGATGAGGAGTTGGCACAGGTCGCCCGGCTGTGCAAGGCGCTACGCGCGCCTGCCGGGCAAACGATCTTCAACGAGGGCGACACCGGCGACGAGTTGTACATCGTTCACGACGGGACCGTGCGGGTCATGATTACGACTCGCCTGTCGGACGGGACAACCGCGCCCTCGACAATCAACACCCTCTACCCCGGTCAGTGCTTCGGCGAACAGGCATTGCTTGGCGGCGCAGCGCGCACCGCGACTGTCTCCACAAACGAGCCAACCGTCCTCATTGTTATGCGAGCGTTGGATTTTGACGCCCTGGCAGAACACAACCCGCGAATCGGGTTTGTGGTGATGCGCAACCTGGCGCGCGATCTGGCGTACAAACTCAACGCTTCCAATCTCCTGTTGCGCGGCAATATTCGCTGGCGCGGCGATGAACTGGGAAAGCGAACCGGCGGATGA
- a CDS encoding isoprenyl transferase, whose protein sequence is MSQRARIPRHIAIIMDGNGRWARQRHLPRLAGHRAGTENIRRIVTECAEQGVQYLTLYAFSTENWSRPSAEVDGLMRILSDFIDRETINLHREGARLRHLGRLDNISAELRQKILDAIELTRHNTRITLAVAFNYGGRADIVDAVRELIALGVNADDVTEKMISDHLSTRGMPDPDLIIRTSGEWRLSNFLIWQAAYSEYWTTSVYWPDFSPEHLRQAIHDYGQRQRRFGGLSEES, encoded by the coding sequence ATGTCGCAGCGCGCACGCATTCCCCGGCATATTGCTATCATCATGGATGGGAATGGGCGCTGGGCGCGCCAGCGCCATTTGCCGCGTCTCGCCGGTCATCGCGCCGGTACGGAAAATATCCGCCGGATTGTGACCGAGTGTGCAGAGCAGGGGGTGCAGTACCTGACGCTCTATGCGTTTTCGACCGAAAACTGGTCGCGACCGTCGGCTGAAGTCGATGGCTTGATGCGCATTTTGAGCGACTTTATTGACCGCGAGACGATCAATTTGCATCGTGAGGGTGCGCGCCTGCGCCACCTCGGGCGCCTCGATAATATTTCTGCCGAGTTGCGGCAGAAGATTCTTGATGCGATTGAACTGACGCGCCATAATACCCGGATTACGCTGGCAGTCGCGTTCAATTACGGCGGACGCGCCGATATTGTCGATGCAGTGCGCGAGTTGATTGCGCTTGGCGTCAACGCTGATGACGTGACGGAAAAGATGATCAGTGATCACCTCTCGACCCGTGGTATGCCCGATCCCGATCTGATTATTCGCACTAGTGGCGAATGGCGCCTCTCCAATTTTCTGATCTGGCAGGCGGCGTATAGCGAATACTGGACCACGTCGGTATACTGGCCCGATTTCAGTCCTGAACATCTGCGTCAGGCTATTCACGACTATGGACAACGCCAACGCCGCTTCGGCGGACTCTCAGAGGAATCCTAG
- a CDS encoding ornithine cyclodeaminase family protein, with translation MRILSADDVRRAVTMPAAIEAVASAFVQLSSGRAVVPLRAHLQQRAHESHTFVMPALLEESGGLGLKVVSVFPHNAARYALPRIHALVTILDAATGRPAAVLEGSYLTALRTGAASGAATRALARQEARVLVIIGAGVQAYHQVEAVCAVRPIERVIIVNRNRERAERLAAALRERAIVANVEMVASAAAAVPQADVICCATSSPTPVFDDVDLRPGTHINGIGSFTPRMVEVPPETVGRAYVVVDQQTAAWAEAGDLQHARNLGLLDESQTVELGAVLNGRSPARTSDEQITFFKSVGNAVQDIAVAQLALREAERLGLGIEARL, from the coding sequence ATGCGAATCCTGAGCGCTGACGATGTGCGACGCGCTGTGACGATGCCCGCCGCAATTGAGGCGGTCGCCTCTGCATTCGTGCAACTTTCGAGCGGGCGTGCCGTTGTGCCGCTACGCGCCCATCTTCAGCAACGCGCCCATGAGTCGCACACATTCGTGATGCCAGCGTTGCTGGAGGAAAGCGGCGGCCTGGGTTTGAAGGTGGTGTCGGTCTTTCCGCACAATGCTGCACGTTACGCTCTGCCGCGCATTCACGCCCTCGTGACGATTCTCGATGCTGCGACTGGACGACCGGCCGCTGTGCTTGAAGGTTCGTATCTGACGGCGCTTCGCACCGGCGCTGCGTCGGGCGCGGCGACTCGCGCGCTTGCCCGGCAGGAAGCGCGTGTGCTGGTGATCATCGGCGCTGGTGTGCAGGCGTATCATCAGGTTGAAGCTGTGTGCGCCGTGCGCCCAATCGAGCGGGTAATCATCGTCAATCGCAATCGTGAACGCGCCGAACGTCTGGCAGCGGCGCTGCGCGAACGCGCCATTGTCGCCAATGTTGAGATGGTCGCGTCTGCTGCGGCTGCTGTTCCACAGGCGGATGTTATCTGCTGTGCGACCTCCTCGCCGACGCCGGTGTTCGACGATGTCGATCTGCGCCCTGGGACCCATATCAACGGCATTGGCTCCTTCACGCCGCGTATGGTCGAAGTGCCGCCGGAAACCGTCGGTCGGGCATATGTGGTGGTGGATCAACAAACGGCGGCATGGGCTGAAGCGGGCGATCTCCAGCATGCCCGCAATCTGGGGTTGCTCGATGAGTCACAAACCGTCGAGTTAGGTGCAGTGCTCAATGGTCGCTCGCCGGCACGCACGAGTGATGAGCAGATTACGTTTTTCAAATCAGTCGGCAATGCTGTGCAGGACATTGCCGTTGCGCAGTTGGCGCTGCGTGAAGCGGAACGACTGGGCCTGGGGATCGAGGCGCGCTTGTGA
- the pyrH gene encoding UMP kinase, with amino-acid sequence MAEPRYRRILLKLSGEALAGGGAHSIDPQMLEYYAQEIERVLRLGVQVAVVLGGGNIWRGNQAIARGMDAAQSHYMGMLATIINALALQDALERRGVFTRAMTAIKMDEVAEPYIRRRATRHLEKGRVIILAAGTGNPYFTTDSAAALRAAEIHAEIILMAKNGVDGVYSADPRRYPDAKRFEYISYMEALSRGLTVMDSTALTFCMDNNIPIIVFDPLTPGNIERIVLGEHVGTLVSSHPSQ; translated from the coding sequence ATGGCCGAACCTCGATATCGCCGCATTCTGCTCAAACTCAGCGGCGAGGCGCTTGCGGGCGGTGGCGCGCATTCAATCGATCCGCAGATGCTCGAGTATTATGCGCAGGAGATCGAGCGCGTGCTGCGGCTTGGCGTACAGGTTGCGGTGGTGTTGGGCGGGGGGAATATCTGGCGCGGCAATCAGGCGATTGCGCGTGGTATGGACGCAGCGCAGTCGCACTATATGGGAATGCTGGCGACGATCATTAATGCACTGGCGCTCCAGGATGCGCTGGAGCGCCGTGGCGTCTTTACACGGGCAATGACTGCGATTAAAATGGATGAAGTCGCCGAGCCGTACATCCGCCGCCGCGCGACGCGCCACCTCGAAAAGGGGCGCGTCATTATCCTCGCTGCCGGCACCGGCAACCCGTATTTCACGACCGATAGCGCAGCGGCGCTGCGCGCGGCGGAGATTCATGCCGAGATCATTTTGATGGCAAAGAATGGCGTCGATGGCGTCTACAGCGCTGATCCGCGTCGTTACCCGGATGCGAAACGCTTCGAGTACATCAGTTATATGGAGGCGTTGAGCCGCGGGTTGACGGTGATGGATAGCACCGCGCTGACGTTCTGCATGGATAATAATATCCCCATCATTGTGTTCGATCCGTTGACGCCGGGAAATATCGAGCGGATCGTCCTGGGGGAGCACGTCGGCACGCTGGTCAGCAGCCATCCGTCACAGTAG